In Zingiber officinale cultivar Zhangliang chromosome 1A, Zo_v1.1, whole genome shotgun sequence, a genomic segment contains:
- the LOC121999532 gene encoding probable WRKY transcription factor 75 isoform X2 yields the protein MEGYAPVVAPPPPPPSSSSPSPRHQLSLSSAAGASSKGELAKAGGAKKKEKTARRHRFAFQTRSQVDILDDGYRWRKYGQKAVKNNKFPRCTYQGCNVKKQVQRLSKDEGVVVTTYEGVHSHPIDKPNDNFEHILKQMQVYAQF from the exons ATGGAGGGATACGCTCCAGTAgtggcgccgccgccgccgccgccgtcatCTTCCTCGCCCTCGCCTCGCCATCAGCTGTCCTTATCATCTGCCGCTGGCGCCTCGTCGAAAGGCGAGCTAGCGAAGGCCGGCGgggccaagaagaaggagaagacagcGAGGAGGCACCGGTTCGCCTTCCAGACGCGGAGCCAGGTGGATATTCTCGACGACGGCTATCGCTGGCGCAAGTACGGCCAGAAAGCCGTCAAGAACAACAAGTTCCCCag ATGCACTTATCAAGGGTGCAACGTGAAGAAGCAAGTGCAGAGGCTGTCCAAGGACGAAGGCGTAGTGGTGACGACGTACGAGGGAGTGCACAGTCACCCCATCGACAAACCCAACGATAACTTCGAGCACATACTCAAGCAAATGCAGGTCTATGCCCAATTCTAG
- the LOC122017087 gene encoding heat stress transcription factor A-5-like, whose translation MEGGASGAGGGPAPFLLKTYEMVDDASTNGIVSWSSTNASFVVWNHTEFAARLLPTYFKHNNFSSFIRQLNTYGFRKIDPERWEFSNDDFVKGQKHLLKNIHRRKPIHSHSHPSGGVFPDAERTALEDEVEQLSREKSSLESSLFKVKEQQSGTEIQIEDLERRVMNMEQRQLKMVAFLQRAMKNPQLMESLTKMASATSIDVSAINRKRRLPSDGDYCRDCSDNSFCDDTGFMLDQDFCEKLKLGLCSAVPADSDVVILNTQHFDHELPECPPQVSETLQLRDAGAPVSPSKNDLFARAVDEDDVLLPCRLSLTLSMEIDADDLSSSTQRHNDLNTPVAGMQNMTADSAADDAEAVSCEANDASSAPSGGTNDVFWQQFLTERPGSNPIDGLNEERMPGLSKKDKEQL comes from the exons ATGGAAGGCGGCGCTTCCGGTGCCGGAGGCGGGCCTGCTCCTTTTCTGCTGAAGACGTATGAAATGGTCGACGACGCCTCCACAAACGGCATCGTCTCCTGGAGCTCCACCAATGCGAGCTTCGTGGTGTGGAATCACACGGAGTTCGCCGCCCGCCTGCTCCCGACTTACTTCAAGCACAACAACTTCTCTAGCTTCATCCGACAGCTCAATACCTAT GGCTTCAGGAAGATCGACCCGGAGCGGTGGGAGTTCTCGAACGACGACTTCGTCAAGGGGCAAAAGCACCTCTTGAAGAACATCCACCGGCGCAAGCCCATCCACAGCCATAGCCATCCATCGGGAGGTGTTTTTCCTGACGCGGAGAGGACGGCGCTGGAAGATGAGGTCGAGCAGCTTAGCAGGGAGAAGTCGAGCCTCGAGTCTAGTTTATTCAAAGTCAAGGAGCAACAATCCGGGACGGAGATCCAGATTGAGGATCTGGAACGCAGGGTGATGAACATGGAGCAGAGGCAGCTCAAAATGGTTGCTTTCCTGCAACGTGCCATGAAAAACCCTCAGCTCATGGAAAGTCTAACGAAGATGGCCTCAGCCACATCAATAGATGTCTCAGCCATTAACAGGAAGCGGAGATTGCCGTCGGATGGGGATTACTGCCGAGATTGTTCCGACAACAGCTTCTGCGATGATACCGGGTTCATGCTCGATCAAGATTTCTGTGAGAAGCTAAAATTAGGTCTGTGCTCAGCTGTTCCGGCCGATTCTGATGTGGTGATCCTCAATACGCAGCACTTTGATCATGAGCTGCCGGAGTGCCCCCCTCAGGTGTCTGAGACACTACAGCTCCGTGATGCCGGGGCTCCTGTTTCTCCATCAAAGAATGATTTGTTTGCTAGAGCTGTTGACGAAGACGATGTGCTTCTTCCATGCCGTTTGAGTTTAACGCTTTCAATGGAAATCGATGCCGACgatctctcatcttctactcaaaGACATAATGATCTTAATACGCCAGTTGCAGGCATGCAAAACATGACTGCTGATTCTGCTGCTGATGATGCTGAAGCTGTGTCCTGTGAAGCAAACGATGCATCCTCGGCCCCTTCAGGTGGAACAAACGATGTATTCTGGCAACAATTCTTAACTGAAAGGCCAGGTTCGAATCCCATTGATGGGCTGAATGAAGAGAGGATGCCAGGATTAAGCAAAAAAGATAAGGAGCAACTGTAA
- the LOC121999532 gene encoding probable WRKY transcription factor 75 isoform X1: MEGYAPVVAPPPPPPSSSSPSPRHQLSLSSAAGASSKGELAKAGGAKKKEKTARRHRFAFQTRSQVDILDDGYRWRKYGQKAVKNNKFPRSYYRCTYQGCNVKKQVQRLSKDEGVVVTTYEGVHSHPIDKPNDNFEHILKQMQVYAQF, from the exons ATGGAGGGATACGCTCCAGTAgtggcgccgccgccgccgccgccgtcatCTTCCTCGCCCTCGCCTCGCCATCAGCTGTCCTTATCATCTGCCGCTGGCGCCTCGTCGAAAGGCGAGCTAGCGAAGGCCGGCGgggccaagaagaaggagaagacagcGAGGAGGCACCGGTTCGCCTTCCAGACGCGGAGCCAGGTGGATATTCTCGACGACGGCTATCGCTGGCGCAAGTACGGCCAGAAAGCCGTCAAGAACAACAAGTTCCCCag AAGCTATTACAGATGCACTTATCAAGGGTGCAACGTGAAGAAGCAAGTGCAGAGGCTGTCCAAGGACGAAGGCGTAGTGGTGACGACGTACGAGGGAGTGCACAGTCACCCCATCGACAAACCCAACGATAACTTCGAGCACATACTCAAGCAAATGCAGGTCTATGCCCAATTCTAG